A window of the Microvirga terrae genome harbors these coding sequences:
- a CDS encoding branched-chain amino acid ABC transporter permease yields MTGEHDCREHVPDESRRILPLFTPFLNLARLASLLLGLCLLSACGISTDAEQARVCRSVLPALNPGAAITVERIQAGPAPRSLRVEYLAQFPDRPILQRFAICQFVAEGLSAKKAELEGLATEEGPLSGASLYLLKRYYLDTPEGSAGDPGSPLGANVIEIPEGAAYWLQQILVSLPRTAIYALLSVAFALVFGLSGRINLAFGELAAVGSAATIAGASVVLGFGASSPVLGLAAGLAAALFAGAIHSAVGGYFTIGRVVSASPQPSLIATVGFSLFLMEYLRLVQSPVTVWLPPIWSQAWPLVRAGEFIVSLTPITVITAGIGLVAALALLWLVQATRFGRSWRAYADDPKAAALMGVDGPRLLVQTLALAGAMAGLSGMLIVAQYGGLGFAGGFQYGLKALIAAIIGGIGSIPGAMLGGFAVGLFETLWSAYLPIEARDMALYVALVVFLVFRPGGLLGFRDPTPRPV; encoded by the coding sequence ATGACGGGAGAACACGACTGCCGGGAGCACGTTCCGGATGAGAGCCGCAGGATCCTCCCGCTCTTCACACCCTTCCTGAATCTGGCCCGCCTCGCCTCCCTCCTGCTCGGCCTCTGCCTTCTCTCTGCCTGCGGAATCTCCACCGACGCCGAGCAGGCGCGGGTCTGCCGCTCGGTCCTGCCGGCGCTCAATCCCGGCGCGGCGATCACCGTCGAGCGGATCCAGGCGGGGCCCGCTCCGCGGAGCCTGCGGGTCGAGTATCTGGCGCAGTTTCCCGACCGGCCGATTCTCCAGCGCTTCGCGATCTGCCAGTTCGTGGCCGAAGGGCTGTCGGCCAAGAAGGCGGAGCTGGAGGGCCTCGCCACCGAGGAAGGCCCCTTGTCCGGCGCCAGCCTCTACCTGCTCAAGCGCTATTATCTCGACACCCCGGAGGGCTCGGCCGGCGATCCGGGCAGCCCGCTCGGCGCCAACGTGATCGAGATCCCCGAGGGTGCCGCCTATTGGCTGCAGCAGATCCTGGTGAGCCTGCCGCGAACGGCCATCTACGCCCTGCTGTCGGTGGCCTTCGCCCTGGTGTTCGGGCTGAGCGGGCGGATCAACCTGGCCTTCGGCGAGCTGGCGGCGGTCGGTTCGGCCGCGACCATCGCGGGCGCCTCGGTGGTGCTCGGCTTCGGCGCCAGCTCCCCGGTGCTCGGCCTCGCAGCGGGGCTCGCCGCCGCTCTCTTCGCCGGCGCCATCCACAGCGCGGTCGGGGGCTACTTCACCATCGGACGCGTCGTCAGTGCCAGCCCGCAGCCGAGCCTGATCGCCACGGTCGGATTTTCGCTCTTCCTGATGGAATACCTGCGCCTCGTGCAGAGCCCGGTGACGGTCTGGCTGCCGCCGATCTGGTCCCAGGCCTGGCCCCTCGTGCGCGCGGGCGAGTTCATCGTCAGCCTGACGCCGATCACCGTGATCACGGCCGGAATCGGCCTCGTGGCGGCTCTCGCCCTCCTCTGGCTCGTGCAGGCGACGCGGTTCGGCCGGTCCTGGCGGGCCTATGCGGACGACCCCAAGGCGGCGGCGCTCATGGGCGTCGATGGCCCACGGCTTCTCGTCCAGACGCTGGCGCTCGCCGGCGCCATGGCGGGCCTGTCCGGCATGCTGATCGTCGCGCAATACGGCGGCCTGGGCTTCGCCGGCGGCTTCCAGTACGGCCTCAAGGCCCTGATCGCGGCGATCATCGGCGGCATCGGGTCGATCCCCGGCGCGATGCTCGGCGGATTCGCCGTGGGCTTGTTCGAGACCCTCTGGTCGGCGTATCTCCCCATCGAGGCGCGCGACATGGCCCTCTACGTGGCCCTGGTCGTGTTCCTGGTCTTTCGGCCCGGTGGCCTGCTGGGATTCAGGGATCCGACACCAAGGCCCGTCTAA
- a CDS encoding RDD family protein: MVNRPYPPTLNYPSYELDTRLTEGVISRRFWAYLIDLVVIALWVVLISIGIFFLGIITLGLGWGLFFALPLTALIFIVYNAVTIGGSSQATVGMRYMGLRVIDPRTGRGASPLAAAVHALFFYVAVSTFLLWACDVLVGFVRDDRRFIRDLLTGMMVVRA, translated from the coding sequence ATGGTCAACCGACCTTACCCGCCGACGCTGAACTATCCGTCCTACGAGCTCGACACCCGTCTGACGGAAGGCGTGATCTCCCGGCGCTTCTGGGCCTACCTGATCGACCTCGTCGTCATCGCCCTCTGGGTCGTGCTGATCTCCATTGGGATCTTCTTCCTCGGGATCATCACGCTCGGCCTCGGCTGGGGGCTGTTCTTCGCCCTGCCGCTCACGGCGCTGATCTTCATCGTGTACAACGCGGTCACCATCGGGGGCTCCTCGCAGGCGACGGTCGGCATGCGGTACATGGGGCTTCGCGTGATCGACCCGCGCACCGGCCGGGGCGCCTCGCCGCTCGCCGCCGCCGTGCACGCGCTGTTCTTCTACGTGGCGGTCTCGACCTTCCTGCTCTGGGCCTGCGACGTGCTCGTCGGCTTCGTGCGCGACGACCGCCGCTTCATCCGCGACCTGCTCACGGGCATGATGGTGGTGCGGGCTTAA
- a CDS encoding arginyltransferase, producing the protein MTSQPRDAPQFYLTSPSACPYLPGKEERKVFTHIVGRRGRELNEILTQGGFRRSQTIAYRPACDACRACVSVRVVVDDFEPSGNLRRVLKDNADLIGQPLPNRPSSEQYSLFRRYVDTRHSDGGMADMTVLDYSMMVEDSHVDTKVIEYRRRGIDSALTGRGAGDLIAVSLTDEMSDGLSMVYSFYDPEMQDHSLGTFMILDHIRRAKAMGLPYLYLGYWVEGSKKMGYKARFKPQERLMAHGWVRVG; encoded by the coding sequence TTGACGAGCCAGCCCCGCGACGCACCGCAATTCTATCTCACCTCCCCGTCCGCATGCCCCTACCTGCCGGGCAAGGAGGAGCGCAAGGTCTTCACGCACATCGTGGGACGACGCGGCCGGGAGCTGAATGAGATTCTCACTCAAGGCGGCTTCCGGCGATCCCAGACGATCGCCTACCGGCCCGCCTGCGACGCGTGCCGGGCCTGCGTGTCGGTGCGCGTGGTGGTCGACGATTTCGAGCCCTCCGGGAACCTGCGGCGCGTCCTCAAGGACAATGCCGATCTGATCGGCCAGCCCCTGCCCAACCGTCCGTCCTCGGAGCAGTATTCGCTCTTCCGCCGCTACGTGGACACGCGCCACTCCGACGGCGGCATGGCCGACATGACGGTGCTCGATTATTCCATGATGGTCGAGGACAGCCACGTGGACACGAAGGTGATCGAATACCGCCGGCGGGGGATCGACAGCGCCCTCACGGGGCGCGGCGCGGGCGACCTCATCGCGGTGAGCCTCACCGACGAGATGAGCGACGGCCTCTCCATGGTCTACTCGTTCTACGATCCGGAGATGCAGGACCACAGCCTCGGCACCTTCATGATCCTCGACCACATCCGCCGCGCGAAGGCGATGGGCCTGCCCTATCTCTATCTCGGCTACTGGGTCGAGGGCTCGAAGAAGATGGGCTACAAGGCCCGTTTCAAGCCGCAGGAGCGGCTCATGGCGCACGGCTGGGTGCGGGTCGGTTGA
- a CDS encoding threonine ammonia-lyase, which translates to MRFSEDNVAEYAITIEDVERAAETIRGQVLRTPLVPAPRLSQLTGATVCVKHENMQPTGSFKERGAATKLESLDPDERRRGVIAMSAGNHAQAVAYHARRLGIPATIVMPEGTPLVKAENTRSYGARVILEGETLYESAARAREIADQEGLVFVHPYDDPKVMAGQGTIALEMLADAPDLDQIVVPIGGGGLISGIAVAAKALRPGIEIVGVEAALYPSFRNAILGEHRPIGGATLAEGIAVKTVGQLPLPIVRDLVSTIIPVEEPLIERAVNAYATLQRTMAEGAGAAGLAAMMAQPELFKGKRVGLVLCGGNIDARILASVMVRELERDDRITSFRITSNDRPGLLGRVASLLGSLGANILEVSHGRLFLDVPAKGVSIDITIETRDRQHTLEVFEALAAEGLAPQRIESRSLPEAAF; encoded by the coding sequence ATGAGATTTTCGGAGGACAACGTGGCCGAGTACGCCATCACCATCGAGGACGTGGAGCGCGCGGCGGAGACGATCCGGGGTCAGGTCCTGCGCACGCCCCTGGTGCCCGCCCCGCGCCTGTCGCAGCTCACCGGCGCGACCGTTTGCGTGAAGCACGAGAACATGCAGCCCACCGGCTCCTTCAAGGAGCGCGGCGCCGCCACCAAGCTCGAGAGCCTCGATCCGGACGAGCGCCGCCGCGGCGTCATCGCCATGTCGGCCGGCAACCACGCCCAGGCGGTCGCCTATCACGCGCGCCGCCTCGGCATCCCGGCCACCATCGTGATGCCGGAGGGCACGCCCCTGGTGAAGGCCGAGAACACCCGCTCCTACGGGGCGCGGGTCATCCTGGAGGGCGAGACGCTCTACGAATCGGCCGCCCGCGCCCGCGAGATCGCCGACCAGGAGGGCCTGGTCTTCGTCCATCCCTACGACGATCCCAAGGTCATGGCCGGCCAGGGCACCATCGCGCTCGAGATGCTCGCCGACGCGCCCGATCTCGACCAGATCGTGGTCCCCATCGGGGGCGGCGGGCTGATCTCGGGAATCGCGGTGGCCGCGAAGGCGCTCCGGCCCGGCATCGAGATCGTCGGCGTGGAGGCGGCCCTCTACCCGTCCTTCCGCAATGCGATCCTCGGCGAGCACCGCCCCATCGGGGGCGCCACGCTGGCCGAAGGCATCGCGGTCAAGACCGTGGGCCAGCTCCCCCTGCCCATCGTGCGCGATCTGGTGTCCACCATCATCCCGGTCGAGGAGCCGCTGATCGAGCGCGCCGTCAACGCCTATGCGACCCTCCAGCGGACGATGGCCGAGGGTGCGGGCGCGGCGGGCCTCGCCGCCATGATGGCGCAGCCCGAGCTGTTCAAGGGCAAGCGGGTCGGCCTCGTGCTCTGCGGCGGCAACATCGACGCGCGGATCCTCGCCTCCGTGATGGTGCGCGAACTGGAGCGGGACGACCGCATCACGTCGTTCCGCATCACGTCGAACGACAGGCCGGGACTGCTCGGCCGCGTGGCGAGCCTTCTGGGGAGCCTCGGGGCCAACATCCTGGAGGTTTCGCACGGCCGCCTGTTCCTGGACGTGCCGGCCAAGGGCGTTTCCATCGACATCACTATCGAAACGCGCGACAGACAACATACATTGGAGGTGTTCGAGGCGCTGGCGGCGGAGGGACTCGCCCCGCAGCGGATCGAGTCCCGCAGCCTGCCCGAGGCCGCCTTCTGA